From a region of the Patescibacteria group bacterium genome:
- a CDS encoding translation elongation factor-like protein, with amino-acid sequence MDEQLIGTVTHYFGKIGVCAIKLTNELAVGDKIHIKGNTTEFIQEVNSIQVEHEVTEKAGKDEEIGIKVNEKVHEGDEVYKVIE; translated from the coding sequence ATGGACGAGCAACTCATCGGAACCGTCACCCATTATTTTGGCAAAATCGGTGTTTGCGCAATCAAACTCACCAACGAATTGGCCGTGGGTGACAAAATCCATATTAAGGGAAATACCACTGAATTCATCCAGGAGGTAAATTCTATCCAGGTTGAACATGAAGTAACAGAAAAAGCCGGCAAGGATGAAGAAATCGGCATCAAGGTAAACGAAAAAGTGCATGAAGGGGATGAGGTGTATAAGGTGATTGAATAA